The DNA segment GCATGTCTGGGAAGTGTCGCCGGGCGTCAGCGGCATGGTGTTTTACGATGGCGGGCGTTTTAAGGCGTGGGATCACAGCGTGTTCATCGGCGCACTGGCAACCGAAGAGCTGATTCGTCTGAAGGTCGAAGATGGCCGTATTGTTGATGAAGAACGGCTGCTCAAAGAACGCAAGGAGCGGATCCGCGACGTACGTCAGGGGCCGGATGGTTATCTGTATGTGCTGACCGATGACGGCAACGGAAAGTTGCTCAAAGTCGGCCTGGAATAATCGCGGGTAGTTGCGTAGGAAATAGCTGCGTAGGAAATAATTAGCGGCTCAATCCGCCCTAGCGTTTGCCAGCGTTGATTGAGCCGCTTGGTATCAGATTCAGGAATCAACGATCCTGTTTGTCGAGCAGCACTTCACCGGTCTTGGCATCGACATGGAAGTCCCACTCGGTACCCTGGGTATTGCGCAGTTCGATTTCGTAGACATAACGGCCGCCCTGCTGCTCCAGCTCGGTGTCATGGATGGTGAAGCCAGGGTGCTTGTCCAGCGCCTGCTTGTTGAACTTCTGCAAGTCGCCGATGGTGCCGGCTTTTTGCAGGTCGGCAAGCTGATCAGGGCGAACATCGGCCTGGGCCATGCCGGCAGCGGCGCTCAGAGTTACAGCAGCAAACAGGGCAGGGATGAATTTTTTCATGATCAATTTCCTTTCAGTGTGGAATCTGGGGTTATAGAGCGGTTAACAACCGAGGGGTTCAGTTGTTTTGTTGAAGCCAGATTAACCACCCATACTTAATTCACCCTTAAAACCTGAAGACAGAGAGGGGGCACTCGTTTATTGAAAAGACGGCCTCTCAGGGTTGTAAAAGTTCCGCCATAAACGTACAAAGTCGCCCCCGCCCAATCCTGGAGTTGCCCCTTCATGAGTACGCCACACCGACTGGCCTGGCCCTTGCTGCCACTGAGCCTGGCCGTCGCCTCTGCGTTGCAGGCTGCCGAGCCCGTGAATCTTGACGCTGTGCAGATCAGGGACGTGGCTGACCAGCCGGGTGCCGAGGGTTACCAGGCCCGCCGCGCTGCCGTTACCGCCGCTGCTGATACGCCGCTGCTCGATACGCCTGCCTCGGTTGCGGTGTTCACTCAAGCGTTGCTGGAGGATCGCCAGGCCCGCTTGCTCAGCGAAGTGCTGCGCAACGACGCCTCGGTGGGCGAAGCCTATGCGCCGGTGGGCTACTACGAAAACTTCCTGGTCCGGGGCTTTTCGCTCAATGCCGGCAACAGTTATCGCATCAATGGCCGCAGCATTGCCGGCGAGCAGAACGTGGCGCTGGAGAATAAACAGCAAGTTGAGTTGCTCAAGGGCGTCTCCGGTCTGCAAGGTGGGGTGGCCGAGCCGGGTGGGGTGATCAACTATCAGACCAAACGCGCTGCCGATGTGCGTTCGGTAACCGTCGCCACCAATGAGCACGGTGAGCGTTACATTGCGACTGACGTCGGTGGCTGGTTCGGTAGCGAGCGGCAGTTCGGCCTGCGCGCCAATCTGGCTCATGAAGATATTCGCTCATATGTTGAACACGCTGACGGCCAGCGCGACTTCGCCTCACTGGCCTTCGACTGGAACATCAACGAGCGCGCCACGTTGCAACTCGATGCGGAGTATCAGACTCGC comes from the Pseudomonas sp. StFLB209 genome and includes:
- a CDS encoding PepSY domain-containing protein, which encodes MKKFIPALFAAVTLSAAAGMAQADVRPDQLADLQKAGTIGDLQKFNKQALDKHPGFTIHDTELEQQGGRYVYEIELRNTQGTEWDFHVDAKTGEVLLDKQDR